A genomic window from Polaribacter gangjinensis includes:
- a CDS encoding SLC13 family permease, which translates to MFSKKNIGLLLGPIGFLLVSYFFHPKGLSSEANAILAGTIWIAIWWITEAIPIAATALLPIILFPLTDGLSLSETTASYGHMYVFLYIGGFILAIAIEKWKLHKRIALTIIKIVGTNVQFIILGFMIATAFLSMWISNTASAVMILPVGMAIVSQLRDNPATIENENIIFGKALMLAIAYSASIGGISTLIGTPPNLVLAGIIKQTYGIEISFAQWFSFGFPIAIILLFLCWIYLTRVAFQFKQKEFPGGRQEIKKQLKELGPISYEEKAVFLIFLLTAFAWITRSFLLKNFIPKIDDTIIAIFFAVLLFIVPSKNKEIKLMSWEDAVKLPWGIVLLFGGGMALALGFETSGLAIWIGKQMTSLEAVSLFTLLLILVASVNFLTEITSNLATTAMLLPVLVSLAAALGLHPFYLLVGATLAASCAFMLPVATPPNAVVFGSGYLKIEDMVRKGFVLNIISIFLVTFFVYFLLPIIWDLPEITALKK; encoded by the coding sequence ATGTTCTCAAAAAAAAATATTGGTTTATTGCTTGGTCCAATCGGTTTTCTATTGGTGAGCTATTTTTTTCATCCTAAAGGATTGTCATCAGAGGCAAATGCCATTTTAGCGGGTACAATTTGGATTGCCATTTGGTGGATTACAGAAGCAATTCCGATCGCAGCAACTGCTTTGTTACCCATCATTTTATTTCCATTAACAGACGGTTTGAGTTTGTCAGAAACCACAGCTTCATACGGACATATGTATGTTTTCTTATACATTGGCGGATTTATTTTAGCAATCGCTATCGAAAAATGGAAATTGCACAAACGAATTGCGTTAACAATTATCAAAATTGTAGGAACGAACGTGCAATTCATCATCTTGGGATTTATGATTGCTACTGCCTTTTTATCCATGTGGATTTCAAATACAGCTTCTGCAGTGATGATTTTACCAGTTGGAATGGCAATTGTATCGCAATTGAGAGACAATCCTGCAACCATCGAAAATGAAAATATCATTTTTGGAAAAGCGTTGATGTTGGCAATCGCCTATAGTGCGTCTATTGGCGGAATTTCAACGTTGATTGGAACGCCTCCAAATTTGGTATTAGCAGGAATTATCAAACAAACTTACGGAATTGAAATATCTTTTGCTCAATGGTTTTCATTCGGATTTCCCATCGCAATCATCCTTTTATTTTTGTGTTGGATATATTTAACACGTGTTGCTTTTCAATTCAAACAAAAAGAATTTCCTGGTGGAAGACAAGAAATCAAAAAGCAATTGAAAGAATTAGGACCCATTTCTTATGAAGAAAAAGCGGTGTTTTTAATTTTTTTATTGACGGCTTTTGCGTGGATTACCCGTTCTTTTTTGCTAAAGAATTTCATCCCAAAAATTGATGATACCATAATTGCCATATTTTTTGCTGTTTTGCTATTTATTGTTCCTTCAAAAAATAAGGAAATCAAATTAATGTCTTGGGAAGATGCTGTAAAATTACCTTGGGGAATTGTATTGCTTTTTGGTGGTGGAATGGCTTTGGCTTTGGGATTTGAAACTAGTGGTTTGGCAATTTGGATTGGCAAACAAATGACTTCTCTAGAGGCAGTTTCATTATTTACACTTTTGTTAATTTTGGTAGCTTCTGTGAATTTTTTAACCGAAATCACGTCTAATTTAGCAACAACAGCCATGTTATTGCCTGTTTTGGTTTCATTAGCAGCAGCTTTAGGATTACATCCGTTTTATTTGTTAGTTGGAGCAACTTTGGCAGCTTCTTGTGCATTTATGTTGCCAGTTGCAACGCCTCCAAATGCAGTAGTTTTTGGTTCAGGATATTTAAAAATTGAAGATATGGTTAGGAAAGGGTTTGTCCTAAACATTATTTCGATTTTTTTAGTAACTTTTTTTGTTTACTTTTTACTACCAATCATTTGGGATTTACCAGAAATTACTGCACTAAAAAAATAA
- a CDS encoding 3'-5' exonuclease, which produces MNLTYSLNDILFLDIETVPQQQDWSNLSEEIQELFEKKTQYQRKEEFSADEFYERAGIWAEFGKIICISVGYFVEIENVKQLRVTSFFGEDEYKILIDFKILLDKHFAKKQHVLCAHNGKEFDFPFIARRMIINKIELPKKLNLFGKKPWEVPHLDTLELWRFGDYKHYTSLKLLTAILGIPSPKDDIDGSEVAKVYYIEKNLKRIVSYCEKDMIAVAQIILRFNNENLLQEHQIVKV; this is translated from the coding sequence ATGAACCTAACTTATTCCTTAAACGACATTTTATTTTTAGATATTGAAACAGTTCCTCAACAACAAGATTGGAGCAATTTATCAGAGGAAATTCAAGAATTATTTGAAAAAAAGACCCAGTATCAACGAAAAGAAGAGTTTTCTGCTGATGAGTTTTATGAAAGAGCTGGAATTTGGGCCGAATTTGGCAAAATAATCTGCATTTCTGTGGGTTATTTTGTCGAAATAGAAAATGTAAAACAACTCAGAGTTACTTCTTTTTTTGGTGAAGATGAGTATAAAATTTTAATAGATTTTAAAATATTGCTCGATAAACATTTTGCCAAAAAGCAACATGTTTTATGTGCACATAATGGCAAAGAATTCGACTTCCCTTTTATTGCTAGAAGAATGATTATCAATAAAATAGAGTTGCCTAAAAAACTAAATTTATTCGGGAAAAAGCCTTGGGAAGTGCCGCATTTAGATACTTTAGAATTATGGCGTTTTGGAGATTACAAACACTATACATCACTCAAATTATTAACCGCAATTTTAGGAATTCCCTCTCCAAAAGATGATATTGATGGCAGTGAAGTAGCAAAAGTGTATTATATCGAAAAAAATTTAAAAAGAATTGTTTCTTACTGTGAAAAAGATATGATTGCTGTGGCTCAAATAATTTTACGATTCAACAATGAAAATTTGCTTCAAGAACATCAAATTGTGAAGGTGTAA
- a CDS encoding lamin tail domain-containing protein, with amino-acid sequence MKKNYFLSLFTLLFITVSAFAQDPVINELDADTPGTDTAEFIEIKWTPNTSLTGYIVVLYNGSNDLSYYTIDLSGKSTDANGFFMIASAGLASGDDIVIPDNTLQNGADAVALYQAAAGDFPNGTAVTSTNLIDALIYDTNDQDDAGLLSGLGETVQYNEDGGGNKDNHSIQRKDDGTYAVAIPTYRAENVFGDPCVLNLTTINTTCDANTNGVDTYTTTIDFTGGNTGITYTITAKDGSSADVGSIGGDNPNSVESGTIIITGVNEVVNFTVNVKGGAGSSCDIDRSINAPTCLPAATCPAQGAVIITEIMQNPNFVGDDAGEYFEIYNTTNTPIDLKGWIIKTASTGSPVEHVIPTSLILPANGYLVLGENADINSNGGVTVDYQYDAALFLGNSTSTVTIECSQSVFDTVTYDDGATFPDPSGASMELATNKYSHTDNDNGINWATATAEIITGGDKGTPGAANSFVLSVIKNNIIEGFATYPNPVISDNFTITSNSADKKEVTIFNVLGKKVLSTTFSGTKSDINVATISSGIYILKVSEGSKMSTSKLIIK; translated from the coding sequence ATGAAAAAAAATTACTTTTTAAGTTTATTCACTTTACTTTTTATTACAGTTTCAGCATTCGCACAAGATCCTGTTATTAATGAATTAGATGCTGACACTCCAGGAACTGATACTGCTGAATTTATCGAAATAAAATGGACACCCAATACTTCATTAACAGGCTATATTGTTGTTTTGTATAATGGTAGCAATGATTTAAGTTATTATACAATTGATTTGTCTGGTAAATCAACAGATGCAAATGGCTTTTTTATGATAGCAAGTGCTGGATTAGCCTCAGGAGATGATATTGTAATTCCAGATAATACTTTACAAAATGGTGCAGATGCAGTTGCATTATATCAAGCAGCTGCAGGAGATTTTCCAAATGGAACAGCTGTAACCTCAACAAACTTAATTGATGCATTAATCTATGATACTAATGATCAAGATGATGCTGGGTTATTAAGTGGTTTAGGTGAGACTGTACAGTATAATGAAGATGGCGGAGGAAATAAAGACAATCATTCCATACAAAGAAAAGATGATGGTACTTATGCAGTTGCCATACCAACATATAGAGCAGAAAATGTTTTTGGAGATCCATGTGTTTTAAATTTAACGACCATTAACACTACTTGTGATGCAAATACAAATGGAGTAGATACTTACACAACAACTATTGATTTTACGGGTGGTAACACTGGTATTACATACACTATTACTGCAAAAGATGGAAGTAGTGCAGATGTGGGTTCAATAGGTGGCGATAATCCAAATTCTGTTGAATCTGGAACTATAATAATTACAGGGGTTAATGAAGTTGTAAACTTTACGGTAAACGTTAAAGGAGGAGCAGGTAGTAGTTGTGATATTGATAGAAGTATCAATGCTCCAACATGTTTACCAGCCGCAACTTGTCCTGCACAAGGAGCTGTAATAATTACCGAAATTATGCAAAATCCAAATTTTGTAGGTGATGATGCTGGTGAGTATTTTGAAATATACAATACAACAAATACTCCCATAGATTTAAAAGGTTGGATTATTAAAACTGCATCAACTGGCTCACCTGTAGAACATGTGATTCCAACTTCTTTAATTTTACCTGCAAACGGTTATTTAGTTTTAGGCGAAAATGCTGATATTAATTCAAATGGAGGGGTAACTGTAGATTATCAATATGATGCTGCTCTTTTTTTAGGAAATTCAACGAGCACTGTTACCATCGAGTGTAGTCAGTCTGTTTTTGATACAGTTACTTATGATGATGGAGCAACTTTTCCAGATCCAAGTGGTGCTAGTATGGAATTGGCGACAAATAAATATTCTCATACAGATAATGATAATGGTATAAATTGGGCAACTGCCACTGCAGAAATAATTACAGGCGGAGATAAAGGTACTCCAGGTGCTGCAAATTCATTTGTATTGAGTGTTATTAAAAACAATATTATCGAAGGTTTTGCAACTTATCCAAATCCAGTAATAAGTGACAACTTTACAATTACTAGCAATAGTGCTGATAAAAAAGAAGTTACTATTTTTAATGTTTTAGGTAAAAAAGTATTGTCAACAACTTTTTCAGGAACAAAATCTGACATTAATGTTGCTACAATTTCCTCAGGAATTTATATTTTAAAAGTTTCTGAAGGTTCAAAAATGTCAACTTCAAAGTTAATCATCAAATAA
- a CDS encoding response regulator transcription factor, translating into MNKNDIKILLVDDEPDILEIVGYNLKNEGYEVFTAENGLEAIKVAKKQLPHLILLDIMMPEMDGIEACEKIRKIKTLENVIIAFLTARGEDYSQVAGFEAGADDYITKPIKPKVLISKIKSLLRRLKSDTIEEEDNLKIGDIVIDRDEYVIYKSNKKIELPRKEFELFSLLTSKPGKVFKREAILDTVWGNEVVVGGRTIDVHIRKLREKIGDDYFKTVKGVGYKFVLKGQDK; encoded by the coding sequence ATGAATAAAAACGATATTAAAATTCTATTGGTAGATGACGAACCAGATATTTTAGAAATAGTTGGTTATAATCTTAAAAACGAAGGTTACGAAGTTTTTACCGCAGAAAATGGTTTAGAGGCTATAAAAGTCGCAAAAAAACAATTGCCTCATTTGATTTTATTAGACATTATGATGCCAGAAATGGATGGTATTGAAGCTTGTGAAAAAATCAGAAAAATAAAAACCTTAGAAAATGTAATCATTGCATTTTTAACTGCAAGAGGCGAAGATTATTCTCAAGTCGCTGGTTTTGAAGCTGGTGCAGACGATTATATTACCAAACCTATCAAACCAAAAGTATTGATTAGCAAAATCAAATCGTTGTTAAGAAGGCTAAAATCAGACACGATTGAAGAAGAAGATAACTTAAAAATTGGTGATATTGTAATCGATAGAGATGAGTATGTAATTTACAAATCCAATAAAAAAATTGAACTTCCAAGAAAAGAATTTGAATTATTTTCATTACTTACTTCAAAACCAGGAAAAGTTTTTAAAAGAGAAGCTATTTTAGATACAGTTTGGGGAAATGAAGTGGTTGTTGGCGGAAGAACTATTGATGTTCATATTCGTAAACTTCGCGAAAAAATTGGTGATGATTACTTTAAAACCGTAAAAGGAGTTGGTTATAAATTTGTATTAAAAGGTCAAGATAAGTAG
- a CDS encoding sensor histidine kinase, whose protein sequence is MKFKKTYAYAFWSALYLTLLFVIIAALSYFYFRDFLGNYTILVDILFFFLISFFFIQYRAEHFIYRRLKKIYNDVSILDEKKLKKDSTITDIDNISKSMEEFVEGKRLEIKSLTERDSFRRDFLGNVAHELKTPLFTVQGYILTLMEGAINDKQIRMKYLDRANKGVERLVAVIKDLDMIAKLETESLKLNIEVFNILELIQNVFDLFEMKAKKRNISLKFDRIYEFPVFVKADVEKIEQVLINLVVNSIKYGKPNGTTIVGVESYNDKKFIVKVIDNGEGIQKQHLSRLFERFYRVDQSRSREQGGSGLGLSIVKHILEAHDENILLKSTYGEGSEFSFTVEKAK, encoded by the coding sequence ATGAAATTTAAAAAAACCTACGCATATGCATTTTGGTCAGCGTTATATTTAACGTTGCTTTTTGTAATTATTGCAGCTCTTTCTTATTTTTATTTCAGGGATTTTTTAGGTAATTATACCATTTTGGTTGATATATTATTTTTCTTTTTAATTTCCTTTTTTTTCATACAATACAGAGCAGAACATTTTATTTATAGGCGTTTAAAAAAGATTTATAACGATGTTTCTATTTTAGATGAAAAAAAATTAAAAAAAGATTCTACCATTACCGATATTGATAATATATCTAAAAGTATGGAAGAATTTGTAGAAGGTAAAAGGCTAGAAATAAAAAGTTTAACGGAAAGAGATTCTTTTAGAAGAGATTTTTTAGGCAATGTTGCTCATGAGCTAAAAACGCCCCTTTTTACTGTTCAGGGTTATATTTTAACCTTAATGGAAGGCGCTATCAATGACAAGCAAATCCGGATGAAATACTTGGATAGAGCCAATAAAGGTGTTGAAAGATTGGTGGCTGTTATCAAAGATTTAGATATGATTGCCAAACTTGAAACGGAGAGTTTAAAGCTAAATATTGAAGTATTTAACATCTTAGAGCTCATTCAAAATGTGTTTGATTTGTTTGAGATGAAAGCCAAAAAAAGAAATATCTCTTTAAAATTTGATCGTATTTATGAATTCCCAGTTTTTGTTAAAGCTGATGTTGAAAAAATTGAACAAGTATTGATAAATCTTGTTGTAAATTCAATTAAATATGGCAAACCAAATGGCACCACCATTGTTGGTGTGGAAAGTTATAATGATAAAAAATTCATTGTAAAAGTGATTGATAACGGCGAAGGTATTCAAAAACAACATTTATCAAGATTGTTTGAACGCTTTTACAGAGTTGATCAAAGCAGGTCAAGAGAGCAAGGTGGCTCTGGGTTAGGCTTATCAATTGTAAAACACATCTTGGAAGCACATGATGAAAATATCTTGCTAAAAAGCACTTATGGCGAAGGTTCTGAATTTTCTTTTACGGTAGAAAAAGCAAAATAA
- the purD gene encoding phosphoribosylamine--glycine ligase: protein MNVLILGSGGREHAFAYKLSESKRISKLFVAPGNAGTQEIAINVNINPTDFKAVKKIVLDNQIQMVVVGPEAPLVAGIHDFFLSDDELKNIPVIGPKKDGALLEGSKDFSKQFMQKHGIPTAKYQSFTKNNLSEGFEFLETLQPPYVLKADGLAAGKGVLILNSLEEAKSELEEMVSNQKFGEASSTVVIEEFLKGIELSVFVLTDGKSYKILPSAKDYKRIGEGDTGLNTGGMGAISPVPFADTTFIKKVEDLVVKPTIAGLQKDGIDYRGFIFIGLMNDAGNPSVVEYNVRMGDPETEVVIPRIESDLFDLFEGVANQTLDEKSFQVSSKTATTVMLVSGGYPNDYEKNKEISGFESVENSIVFHAGTSINNGKVVTNGGRVMAITSFGNTIDEALSKSYKSIDNICFDKMYFRKDIGFDLL, encoded by the coding sequence ATGAATGTACTTATTTTAGGATCAGGAGGAAGAGAACATGCTTTTGCATACAAATTATCTGAAAGTAAAAGGATTTCTAAACTTTTTGTAGCTCCAGGAAATGCAGGGACTCAAGAAATAGCAATCAATGTAAATATCAATCCAACTGATTTTAAAGCGGTTAAAAAAATAGTTTTAGACAACCAAATTCAAATGGTTGTGGTTGGTCCTGAAGCTCCTTTAGTTGCAGGTATTCATGACTTTTTTTTGTCAGATGATGAGTTGAAAAACATTCCAGTTATTGGGCCAAAAAAAGACGGTGCTTTGTTAGAAGGAAGTAAAGATTTTTCAAAACAATTCATGCAAAAGCACGGAATTCCAACTGCTAAATACCAATCATTTACAAAAAATAACTTATCTGAAGGCTTTGAATTCTTAGAAACCCTACAACCTCCGTATGTTTTAAAAGCAGATGGTTTAGCTGCAGGAAAGGGCGTTTTGATTTTAAACTCTTTAGAAGAAGCTAAATCAGAATTAGAAGAAATGGTTTCTAATCAAAAGTTTGGTGAAGCCTCATCAACAGTAGTTATTGAAGAGTTTTTAAAGGGAATTGAATTGTCAGTTTTTGTTTTGACAGATGGAAAATCGTACAAAATTTTACCTTCAGCAAAAGATTATAAACGAATTGGTGAAGGTGATACAGGATTAAATACTGGTGGAATGGGAGCAATTTCTCCTGTGCCATTTGCTGATACTACTTTCATTAAAAAAGTAGAGGATTTGGTTGTAAAACCAACAATTGCTGGATTACAAAAAGACGGAATTGATTATCGCGGTTTTATTTTTATTGGATTGATGAACGATGCTGGAAATCCATCAGTAGTTGAATATAATGTAAGAATGGGAGATCCTGAAACAGAGGTAGTTATTCCAAGAATTGAATCGGATTTGTTTGATTTATTTGAAGGTGTTGCCAATCAAACTTTGGATGAAAAATCATTCCAAGTTTCCTCAAAAACAGCCACAACAGTCATGTTAGTTTCTGGAGGATATCCTAATGATTATGAAAAAAACAAAGAAATCTCGGGTTTTGAATCTGTAGAAAATTCGATTGTTTTCCATGCAGGAACTTCAATAAATAATGGTAAAGTTGTTACAAATGGAGGTAGAGTAATGGCAATTACCTCATTTGGAAATACAATTGATGAAGCACTTTCAAAAAGCTATAAAAGCATTGATAACATTTGTTTTGATAAAATGTATTTCAGAAAAGATATTGGGTTTGACTTACTGTAA
- a CDS encoding glycosyltransferase family 2 protein, with product MEEKKIDISASIVLYKENIEELTHTIHCFLNTPLKKKLFLIDNNEKSDYKNSFNHIDIEYIAVGKNIGFGAGHNIILNKIKNLSKNHLILNPDVSFLPEVIPNLIKKLNRHEIVSMIAPKVIFPDGKHQFSCRRYPKILELIARRFKFLEFFFKNYIEKGKYNDKDLHSSFFAEYITGCFHIYKTKDFLRLQGFDERYFLYMEDVDICKKIERLDMQKLYYPKEEIIHVLKKGSSKDFNLFLRHTSSAIKYFLKWGF from the coding sequence ATGGAGGAAAAAAAAATAGATATTTCAGCATCTATAGTATTATACAAAGAAAACATTGAAGAATTAACACATACCATTCATTGTTTTTTAAACACTCCTCTAAAAAAAAAGCTTTTTTTGATTGATAATAATGAAAAGAGTGATTATAAGAACTCATTTAATCATATAGATATAGAATATATTGCTGTAGGAAAAAATATTGGTTTTGGAGCTGGTCATAATATTATTTTAAACAAAATAAAAAACCTCTCTAAAAATCATTTAATATTAAACCCTGATGTAAGCTTTCTTCCTGAAGTAATTCCAAACTTAATAAAAAAGCTAAATAGGCACGAAATTGTTTCAATGATTGCTCCAAAGGTAATTTTTCCAGATGGGAAACATCAATTTTCATGTAGAAGGTATCCAAAAATACTTGAGTTGATAGCAAGGAGATTTAAGTTTTTAGAGTTTTTTTTTAAGAATTATATTGAAAAAGGAAAGTATAATGACAAAGATTTACATTCTTCTTTTTTTGCAGAATATATTACTGGTTGTTTTCATATATACAAAACTAAAGACTTTTTAAGGTTACAAGGTTTTGATGAAAGATATTTCTTATATATGGAAGATGTTGATATTTGTAAAAAAATTGAACGTTTAGATATGCAAAAATTATATTATCCCAAAGAGGAAATTATTCATGTGCTAAAAAAAGGCTCATCTAAAGATTTTAATTTGTTTTTAAGACACACTTCATCCGCAATAAAATATTTTTTAAAATGGGGATTTTAA
- a CDS encoding exopolysaccharide biosynthesis polyprenyl glycosylphosphotransferase produces MFAKIKKYSILISPLIILFDLVTINTVVYLFSDIEILNLKFSAYLTLLWLLISIYTKFYYVYRYTHLLTLLKLLFTQFFIFTLAFFSYFSIFEEGHVVSKQSNIFFSIIIFITLFKFLTFFLLKYYRQIGNNYRRVVIFGQSKSAQSVASLFNKRQDFGYRFHGFFSDKQSKLNKHIGTIKEGLEFIEKNEIDEVYCEEESLAIHKIHEIRKFCDKRKIMFRLIPENKAIYSKDFTLEYYGTLPIIKPKELPFEKIETHIIKRLFDIIFSLIICIFLLSWLLPILWIVVKIDSRGNFFFKQKRDGIKGRQFYCYKIRSMKNNDLADKISASKNDHRLTKVGAFLRKTSLDELPQFFNVLLGDMSVVGPRPHINVQTEKYLLEIENYILRNSVKPGITGLAQVSGYRGEIKEKSDIENRVRLDIFYIENWSLFLDIKIIVLTVLNVFKGQDKAY; encoded by the coding sequence GTGTTTGCCAAAATAAAAAAATACTCAATTCTAATAAGTCCACTTATAATTTTATTTGATTTAGTGACTATTAATACTGTTGTATATTTATTCTCAGATATTGAGATTTTAAATTTAAAATTCAGTGCTTATTTAACTTTACTTTGGTTATTAATTTCTATCTATACGAAATTTTATTATGTTTATAGATATACTCATTTACTAACTCTACTTAAATTATTATTTACTCAGTTTTTTATTTTTACTTTAGCATTTTTCTCTTATTTTTCTATTTTTGAAGAAGGGCATGTTGTAAGTAAACAATCAAATATTTTTTTTTCTATTATTATTTTCATTACTCTTTTTAAATTCCTTACCTTTTTTCTTTTAAAATACTATCGTCAAATTGGAAATAATTATAGAAGAGTTGTTATTTTTGGACAAAGTAAGTCAGCTCAAAGCGTAGCAAGCTTATTCAATAAAAGACAAGATTTTGGATATCGTTTTCATGGATTTTTTTCAGATAAGCAGAGTAAATTAAATAAACATATAGGAACAATAAAAGAAGGTTTAGAATTTATAGAAAAAAACGAAATAGATGAAGTCTATTGCGAAGAAGAATCTCTTGCAATTCATAAAATTCATGAAATTAGAAAGTTCTGTGATAAAAGAAAGATTATGTTTAGGTTAATTCCTGAAAATAAAGCTATTTATAGTAAAGATTTTACATTAGAATACTATGGTACTTTGCCAATTATAAAACCAAAGGAGCTTCCTTTCGAAAAGATTGAAACTCATATAATTAAAAGACTTTTTGATATTATATTTTCTTTAATAATATGTATTTTCCTTCTTTCTTGGTTATTACCAATACTTTGGATTGTTGTAAAAATTGATTCTAGAGGAAATTTTTTTTTCAAACAAAAACGAGATGGTATTAAGGGAAGGCAGTTTTACTGTTATAAAATTAGATCCATGAAGAATAACGATTTAGCAGATAAAATATCCGCATCAAAAAATGATCATAGATTAACAAAAGTAGGTGCTTTTTTAAGAAAGACAAGTTTAGATGAATTACCTCAATTTTTCAATGTTCTTTTAGGAGATATGAGTGTTGTTGGTCCAAGACCTCATATAAATGTTCAAACTGAAAAATACCTTTTAGAAATAGAGAATTATATATTAAGAAATTCGGTAAAACCTGGAATAACAGGTTTAGCTCAAGTTTCTGGATATAGGGGAGAAATAAAAGAAAAATCAGATATAGAAAATAGAGTTCGATTAGATATATTTTATATTGAAAATTGGTCTTTATTTTTAGATATAAAAATTATTGTTCTGACAGTTTTAAATGTTTTTAAAGGGCAAGACAAAGCATACTAA
- a CDS encoding WcaI family glycosyltransferase: protein MKKRITIIGINYFPEDTAIGLYTTQFAEYLNDNDFEVTVVTGFPYYPAWKINEKYKFRKFFLNENINGVNIFRYKQYVPKNPILTKRILHLIDFSFGTLINCFKIKKADVVLCIVPFIGTVLIGKMLSKVKGAKLWVHIQDFEFDAVSDSNLIKNKVNVGILFKTLFWIEKRLLKSADFLSTISNSMTFKLSQKVGNNKNQKLLPNWVDPNFIKPNNFKRHKFLSSLKFKILYSGNIGEKQDWEFFIDFVKYLEPLKDIEVIVVGNGSKRVWLEEKLLDLNNIYFYSPVKYSELSDLLCSADLHVLFQKNDVIDTVMPSKILAMMSSKRPSIITGNLKSEVATIINSSNAGKYFHEKDINQVVDFVKKIKEDYELKEIYGKSAREFVIKNFSKDMILNEFKNTLNLIVK, encoded by the coding sequence TTGAAAAAGAGGATTACAATTATAGGAATAAACTATTTTCCAGAGGATACTGCAATTGGATTGTATACAACTCAATTTGCTGAATATTTAAATGATAATGATTTTGAAGTAACTGTTGTCACAGGTTTTCCATACTATCCAGCATGGAAAATAAATGAAAAGTATAAGTTTAGAAAATTTTTTTTAAATGAAAATATTAATGGTGTAAATATTTTTAGGTATAAACAATATGTTCCCAAAAACCCAATTTTAACAAAAAGAATTCTTCATTTAATTGATTTTTCTTTTGGAACTTTAATTAATTGTTTTAAAATAAAAAAAGCAGATGTAGTTCTTTGTATAGTTCCTTTTATAGGAACAGTTTTAATAGGAAAGATGTTGTCTAAAGTTAAAGGAGCAAAACTTTGGGTTCATATTCAAGATTTTGAATTTGACGCAGTTTCCGATTCTAATTTGATTAAAAATAAAGTCAATGTTGGTATATTATTTAAAACTTTATTTTGGATAGAAAAAAGACTATTAAAATCAGCTGATTTTTTAAGCACTATAAGTAATTCAATGACTTTTAAATTAAGCCAAAAAGTTGGTAATAATAAAAATCAAAAATTATTACCAAATTGGGTTGATCCTAATTTTATTAAACCGAATAACTTTAAAAGGCATAAATTTTTAAGTTCTTTAAAGTTTAAGATTCTTTATTCAGGAAATATAGGAGAAAAACAAGATTGGGAATTTTTTATAGACTTTGTAAAATATTTAGAGCCTTTAAAAGATATTGAGGTTATTGTGGTGGGTAATGGAAGTAAAAGAGTTTGGTTAGAAGAAAAATTATTAGATTTAAATAATATTTATTTTTATAGCCCAGTTAAATATTCTGAACTTTCTGATTTATTGTGCAGTGCTGATTTACATGTTTTATTTCAGAAAAATGATGTAATAGATACAGTTATGCCATCAAAGATTTTAGCAATGATGTCAAGTAAAAGACCATCAATAATAACAGGTAATTTAAAATCTGAAGTAGCAACAATAATAAATTCATCCAATGCAGGTAAATATTTTCATGAAAAAGATATCAATCAAGTAGTAGATTTTGTAAAAAAAATTAAAGAAGATTATGAATTAAAAGAAATTTATGGAAAAAGTGCTAGAGAGTTTGTTATAAAAAATTTCTCTAAAGATATGATTTTAAATGAGTTCAAAAATACTTTAAATTTAATAGTTAAATAG